A region of Micromonospora chokoriensis DNA encodes the following proteins:
- a CDS encoding DUF397 domain-containing protein: MNDIHNTPSVSAHSLADAPWRTSTRSQTSNCVEVAPLGTGPSAVALRDSKDRGGPVLLFNRAGWLGFISGAKKGQFDLN; the protein is encoded by the coding sequence GCCGTCCGTCTCCGCCCACTCGTTGGCGGATGCCCCGTGGCGTACCAGCACGCGCAGCCAGACCTCAAACTGCGTGGAGGTCGCCCCGCTCGGCACCGGCCCGTCGGCCGTCGCGCTGCGGGACAGCAAGGACCGCGGCGGTCCGGTGCTGCTGTTCAACCGCGCGGGATGGCTCGGTTTCATCAGCGGTGCCAAGAAGGGACAGTTCGACCTGAACTGA